A genomic stretch from Komagataeibacter xylinus includes:
- a CDS encoding glycosyltransferase family 9 protein yields the protein MHILFITSTRLGDAILSTGLLDTLLRRYPDADFTIACGPVAAGLFAHMPRRVRTIEMVKRPRNMHWVDLWRQCRGRKWDLCVDLRSSIVSYFLRVGERHVMQGGRRRGPRITHIGNLLDLDPAPLPVTWTSAAECQEAARMLPDDGTRWIALGPTANWDGKIWPPERFVAVFKALQADDPRLRPVILYGPGEAERARALPVIERLPDALDTGGSLTVTQVAAVLARCTLFIGNDSGLMHLAAASGIPTLGLFGRSKAMEYAPAGPWGRVAMAPGPVGNAPMEGLGVKQVVLIAQRLLHDWMHAKG from the coding sequence ATGCACATCCTGTTCATCACATCCACCCGGCTGGGTGATGCCATTCTCTCTACCGGGCTGCTCGATACGCTGCTCAGGCGCTATCCCGATGCCGATTTCACCATTGCGTGCGGGCCGGTGGCGGCCGGGCTGTTCGCGCACATGCCGCGACGCGTGCGCACGATCGAGATGGTCAAGCGCCCGCGCAACATGCACTGGGTCGATCTGTGGCGGCAGTGCCGGGGGCGCAAATGGGATCTGTGCGTGGACCTGCGCAGCTCGATCGTGAGCTATTTCCTGCGCGTGGGCGAGCGCCATGTCATGCAGGGCGGGCGGCGCAGGGGGCCACGGATCACGCATATCGGCAACCTGCTGGACCTAGATCCCGCACCGCTGCCGGTGACATGGACAAGTGCCGCCGAGTGCCAGGAGGCCGCGCGCATGCTGCCTGATGATGGCACGCGCTGGATCGCCCTTGGCCCCACCGCCAACTGGGATGGCAAGATCTGGCCGCCCGAGCGGTTTGTCGCGGTATTCAAAGCCCTGCAGGCTGATGATCCGCGCCTGCGGCCGGTCATTCTGTATGGCCCTGGCGAGGCGGAGCGCGCCCGTGCCCTGCCGGTGATCGAACGCCTGCCCGATGCGCTGGACACGGGGGGTAGCCTGACGGTGACGCAGGTCGCGGCCGTGCTTGCGCGGTGCACGCTGTTCATTGGCAATGATTCGGGGCTCATGCATCTGGCCGCTGCCAGCGGAATTCCCACGCTGGGCCTGTTTGGCCGCAGCAAGGCGATGGAATACGCGCCCGCTGGCCCATGGGGACGGGTGGCAATGGCGCCCGGCCCGGTGGGCAACGCACCGATGGAGGGGCTGGGCGTGAAGCAGGTCGTGTTGATCGCACAGAGGCTCCTGCACGACTGGATGCATGCGAAAGGGTGA
- the pstS gene encoding phosphate ABC transporter substrate-binding protein PstS: MPSCGVKPQGRGMRRASSMGLAVLLTMASLPAWATDITGAGSSFGAPIYGAWGAGVAKATDIRLNYQTIGSGAGQNQVKARTVDFGASDAPMTVAQLQQNGLVQFPTVLGAIVPVVNLPGVDASQLRLTGPLLADIYGGEISMWNDPRIAAENPGLSLPAMPVAPVRRADGSGTTFVFTSYLARVSEHWAHEQGSGTSIEWPVGEGARGNDGIAAAVRNTEGSIGYLEYAYAAGNHMPIARLRNHHGDVVAADDESFRQAVTTAHWSNDASHSADVLDGDGPGAWPIMAATYVLIPTDRTDTPQGRAVREFFTWSMAHGSEAAVMLNYVPLPDDIRSSITNLLKTP, encoded by the coding sequence ATGCCGTCCTGCGGGGTTAAGCCGCAGGGGCGGGGCATGCGGCGCGCCTCGAGCATGGGGCTGGCGGTCTTGCTGACCATGGCCAGCCTGCCTGCCTGGGCCACCGACATAACGGGCGCTGGCTCCAGCTTTGGCGCGCCGATTTATGGCGCGTGGGGAGCTGGTGTGGCAAAGGCCACCGATATCCGCCTCAATTACCAGACCATCGGCTCGGGCGCGGGGCAGAACCAGGTCAAGGCCCGCACGGTGGATTTCGGGGCTTCTGATGCGCCCATGACTGTAGCCCAGTTACAGCAGAACGGGCTGGTTCAGTTCCCCACCGTGCTCGGCGCCATCGTGCCGGTGGTGAACCTGCCTGGTGTTGATGCCAGCCAGTTGCGGCTGACCGGCCCACTGCTGGCCGATATCTATGGCGGCGAAATCAGCATGTGGAACGACCCGCGCATTGCCGCCGAAAACCCGGGCCTGAGCCTGCCCGCCATGCCCGTGGCCCCGGTGCGCCGGGCCGACGGGTCGGGCACGACCTTCGTGTTTACGTCCTATCTTGCCCGTGTCTCGGAGCACTGGGCGCATGAGCAGGGTAGTGGTACCTCGATTGAATGGCCGGTAGGCGAGGGCGCGCGTGGCAATGACGGCATTGCCGCCGCCGTGCGCAACACCGAGGGCAGCATCGGTTACCTTGAATACGCCTATGCGGCAGGCAATCACATGCCCATCGCCCGGCTGCGCAATCACCATGGTGATGTGGTGGCAGCGGATGATGAAAGCTTCCGTCAGGCCGTGACCACCGCCCACTGGTCAAATGATGCCAGTCATTCCGCCGATGTGCTTGATGGTGATGGCCCGGGGGCATGGCCCATCATGGCCGCGACCTATGTGCTCATTCCAACCGACCGCACCGATACGCCGCAGGGTCGGGCGGTGCGGGAATTCTTTACCTGGAGCATGGCGCATGGCAGCGAGGCGGCGGTGATGCTGAACTACGTGCCGCTGCCCGATGATATCCGCTCCAGCATAACAAACCTGCTCAAGACCCCGTAA
- a CDS encoding folate-binding protein YgfZ yields MARTAHLPDRSVLSVTGADRVSFLQGLVSNDMTTVAPGRAVWTAFLSAQGKWLADFFVFADPEGERLLLDCTASQADMLRQRLSRYRLRAQVELGETGYAVHAAWGEGFTAPEGYPAAPDPRVAGAGWRFLLGHPMPHPTADDVEYDRHRLALGLPDGPRDCESDRTLLLEANFDQLNGISWTKGCYMGQELTARTRYRGLVRRHLVPVSARHDLPVPGTPIMAGEKTVGEMRSSRDGAGLAMIRSEHLHDTGLVAAGHAVQVHLPQWFSLPAKPQ; encoded by the coding sequence ATGGCCAGAACAGCTCACCTTCCCGACCGCAGCGTGCTCAGCGTGACAGGCGCGGATCGCGTCTCTTTCCTGCAGGGGCTTGTCTCCAACGACATGACCACGGTTGCCCCCGGCCGGGCGGTCTGGACCGCATTCCTGTCCGCTCAGGGCAAATGGCTGGCGGATTTCTTTGTTTTTGCCGATCCCGAGGGCGAGCGCCTGCTGCTCGACTGCACGGCCAGCCAGGCCGATATGCTGCGCCAGCGCCTGTCGCGCTACCGCCTGCGCGCGCAGGTTGAGCTCGGCGAGACCGGCTACGCCGTGCACGCGGCCTGGGGCGAAGGCTTCACTGCGCCCGAAGGCTACCCCGCCGCCCCCGATCCGCGTGTGGCCGGGGCGGGCTGGCGCTTCCTGCTTGGTCACCCCATGCCTCACCCTACGGCGGATGACGTGGAGTACGACCGTCATCGCCTTGCCCTCGGCCTGCCCGATGGGCCGCGCGACTGCGAAAGTGACAGGACTTTGCTGCTCGAGGCCAATTTCGACCAGCTCAATGGCATTTCATGGACCAAGGGCTGCTACATGGGCCAGGAACTGACCGCGCGCACGCGCTACCGGGGACTGGTGCGCCGCCATCTCGTGCCCGTATCCGCCCGCCATGACCTCCCCGTGCCGGGCACGCCCATCATGGCGGGGGAAAAGACGGTGGGCGAGATGCGCTCCTCACGCGATGGCGCGGGGCTGGCCATGATTCGCAGCGAGCATCTGCACGATACGGGCCTTGTAGCGGCCGGCCACGCGGTGCAGGTGCATCTGCCGCAGTGGTTCAGCCTGCCCGCCAAGCCACAATAA
- a CDS encoding PQQ-like beta-propeller repeat protein codes for MKSALSRRHVLLGAGAALLPALAACSAKQKKAPLLIGHRSDVLHTAAGLTVDPEETQAVTVPAPTALNAWPQSGLTPDHGGRNIAWGAQMRHEWTHDIGAGNSEPELLFYVALGDSGRGIIQATPVVQDGRLFVVDAQGVVRAYRWPGMHKLWEYNPKPRKMMSNNLGGGISVDKGTLYIVDGIGQALAVDAATGKLKWRVNIQAPGRSAPTIADGRLFLGTIDEHLYCLDAENGNVLWTYAATAADTVIYGQPAPAVADGVVLAGFGSGDLVALRAEGGEVVWADTLGSTNGQQALIDFSCVHGMPVIADGTAYAISTGAVLVAIDMRSGRRLWERGISGQNTPLVIGDWIFLISMDQQVACLDRLSGHVRWITQLRQYENSDKQKRGIVWNGPILAGGKLVFISNFKQNGVVIIDPAQGHIDSLYELPAEVTTAPIVVDNTLLLMDNNGYLIAYT; via the coding sequence ATGAAATCAGCCCTGAGCCGCCGCCATGTGTTGCTGGGCGCGGGGGCGGCGCTGCTGCCCGCCCTGGCCGCGTGTTCTGCCAAACAGAAAAAGGCCCCGCTGCTGATCGGTCACCGTTCGGACGTGCTGCACACCGCCGCAGGCCTGACGGTTGATCCCGAGGAAACGCAGGCCGTGACCGTTCCCGCCCCCACGGCACTGAACGCGTGGCCGCAATCGGGCCTCACCCCTGACCACGGGGGCCGCAACATCGCCTGGGGCGCCCAGATGCGCCATGAATGGACGCATGATATCGGCGCGGGCAATTCCGAGCCGGAACTGCTTTTCTATGTAGCGCTCGGCGATAGCGGGCGCGGCATCATCCAGGCCACGCCCGTGGTGCAGGATGGCCGTCTGTTCGTGGTGGATGCGCAGGGCGTGGTCCGTGCCTATCGCTGGCCCGGCATGCACAAGCTGTGGGAATACAACCCCAAGCCGCGCAAGATGATGTCGAACAATCTTGGTGGCGGCATCAGCGTGGACAAGGGCACGCTGTACATCGTCGATGGCATCGGGCAGGCGCTTGCGGTCGATGCGGCCACCGGCAAGCTGAAATGGCGCGTCAACATTCAGGCGCCGGGCCGCTCCGCGCCCACCATCGCCGATGGGCGGCTGTTCCTGGGCACGATTGACGAACACCTGTACTGCCTTGATGCGGAAAACGGCAACGTGCTGTGGACCTATGCCGCTACAGCCGCCGATACCGTCATTTACGGCCAGCCCGCGCCCGCCGTGGCCGACGGCGTGGTGCTGGCGGGCTTTGGCTCGGGCGATCTCGTGGCGCTGCGTGCCGAAGGCGGCGAGGTGGTGTGGGCCGATACGCTGGGCAGCACCAATGGCCAGCAGGCGCTGATCGATTTCTCGTGCGTGCATGGCATGCCGGTCATTGCCGATGGCACGGCCTATGCCATCAGCACCGGCGCCGTTCTTGTCGCCATCGACATGCGCTCGGGCCGCAGGCTGTGGGAGCGTGGCATTTCGGGGCAGAACACGCCGCTGGTGATCGGGGACTGGATCTTCCTCATCTCCATGGACCAGCAGGTGGCCTGCCTTGACCGGCTTTCAGGCCATGTGCGCTGGATTACGCAGTTGCGGCAGTATGAGAATTCCGACAAGCAGAAGCGCGGCATCGTGTGGAATGGTCCGATTCTGGCAGGCGGCAAGCTGGTGTTCATATCGAACTTCAAGCAGAACGGCGTTGTCATCATCGACCCCGCACAGGGGCATATCGACTCCCTGTACGAGCTGCCAGCCGAGGTGACGACAGCACCGATCGTGGTCGATAATACGCTGTTGCTCATGGATAATAACGGCTACCTTATAGCCTATACCTAA
- a CDS encoding nicotinamidase codes for MAANGHSGSGGHAGTLFITSADALLVIDMQADFMPGGTLGVAGADGIVPLINRLCELPFGLVAATQDWHPADHVSFDMRGGPWPVHCVAGTKGAALVPDLAQAHIGVVLRKGMRRDIDSYSAFEDNARASRTGLEELLRGRGISRVFVVGVALDYCVAASARDAARAGFATVVLTDACRSVAQSVAAVQAAFVNVGVETALAVDVLSLMDRALTPREIADLLEAPLAGRAYVQAIAARALKIYNSHDRPRFKALSDALMELVTMDTGPEFELDRNAILAIIDTIRAL; via the coding sequence ATGGCGGCGAACGGGCATTCCGGTTCTGGCGGGCATGCAGGCACCCTGTTCATCACGTCCGCCGATGCGCTGCTGGTCATTGACATGCAGGCCGATTTCATGCCCGGCGGCACGCTGGGCGTGGCGGGGGCCGATGGCATCGTGCCGCTCATCAACCGGCTGTGCGAACTGCCCTTTGGCCTGGTTGCAGCAACGCAGGACTGGCATCCGGCGGATCATGTGTCCTTTGACATGCGCGGCGGCCCGTGGCCGGTGCACTGCGTGGCAGGCACGAAAGGGGCAGCCCTCGTGCCCGATCTGGCGCAGGCCCATATCGGCGTAGTACTGCGCAAGGGCATGCGGCGTGATATCGACAGCTACTCCGCCTTTGAGGATAACGCGCGCGCCAGTCGCACCGGGCTTGAGGAATTGCTGCGGGGCAGGGGGATCAGCCGGGTATTTGTGGTGGGGGTGGCGCTGGATTACTGCGTGGCGGCCTCGGCGCGTGATGCTGCCCGGGCCGGTTTTGCCACCGTGGTCCTGACCGATGCCTGCCGCAGCGTGGCGCAGTCTGTCGCTGCGGTGCAGGCGGCGTTTGTCAATGTGGGTGTCGAGACTGCCCTTGCGGTGGATGTACTGTCCCTTATGGATAGAGCCTTAACACCGCGGGAAATAGCCGATCTGCTTGAAGCGCCTCTGGCAGGCAGGGCATATGTGCAGGCCATCGCGGCCCGGGCGCTGAAGATTTACAACAGCCATGACCGTCCGCGATTCAAGGCCCTGTCAGATGCGCTGATGGAACTGGTGACGATGGACACCGGACCGGAATTCGAACTGGACCGGAACGCCATCCTTGCCATCATCGATACGATCAGAGCCTTGTAA
- the pheT gene encoding phenylalanine--tRNA ligase subunit beta — translation MKFSLSWLREHLETTATLEEITATLNTIGLEVEGVEDPGAALASFRTARIIEAVQHPNADRLRVCQVDAGEGFERVQVVCGAPNARAGLHVIFAPPGTHIPASGITIKAGKLRGEASGGMLCSLRELGLGEDHDGIAELPEGTAPGQSYPLFARLDDPVIDIAITPNRGDALAVRGVARDLAAAGLGRLKPWLVETVEGQGESSINWRITYPEACPWVLGRTIRGVKNGPSPAWLRRRLESIGLRPISALVDITNFFTHDLGRPLHVFDADKIRGGELTICRGAGESFTALDGSEHVMTPDDCVIADSSGVLSLAGIMGGAESGVSDDTTTVFVECALFDPVAIALSGRRHNLHSDARQRFERGVDQALPPVALEAATRMIIELCGGVADNVVSAGAEPAWQRQAHLEFARLETLGGLLEEPDHAVHLLEGLGFEVRACDARHVVVDVPSWRNDIAMPMLLDQKPDLPEARARAAAEGAVAINPEVDLIEEVLRLRGLDSVPAVSLPVHSAVPLPALTPRQARTASLRRTLAARGLLETVGFSFVAQEQAAQFGETPGDLHLLNPIAADLDQMRPTPLVNLLAAIKANAARGYPDIGLFEVGPGFDADGQKQVAAGIRSGHSARQPGQPARPVDLWQVKADALAGLSVMGAAMEGLSLSADAPAYYHPGRSGVIRQGPKLVLGHFGQLHPALLAARGIDVPVCAFTLYPDAVPEPKRRRRGPPALSAFQPLKRDFAFVVSADVPAEKLLKAVKGAERNLIVAVSLFDVYEGDKVPAGHKSLGIEITLQPMDGTLTDAEIEAVCERVVAAAHKSCNAVLRG, via the coding sequence ATGAAGTTCTCCCTGTCCTGGCTGCGCGAACACCTTGAGACCACAGCGACGCTGGAAGAGATCACCGCCACGCTGAACACCATCGGCCTTGAGGTGGAAGGCGTGGAAGACCCCGGTGCGGCGCTGGCGTCGTTCCGCACCGCGCGCATCATCGAGGCCGTGCAGCACCCCAATGCAGACCGCCTGCGCGTGTGCCAGGTCGATGCGGGCGAGGGGTTCGAGCGCGTGCAGGTCGTGTGCGGCGCGCCCAATGCGCGTGCGGGGCTGCATGTCATCTTCGCGCCGCCGGGCACGCATATTCCTGCTTCCGGCATTACCATCAAGGCAGGCAAACTGCGGGGCGAGGCCAGTGGCGGCATGCTGTGCTCGCTGCGTGAGCTCGGCCTTGGCGAAGACCATGACGGCATTGCCGAACTGCCCGAGGGCACGGCGCCCGGCCAGTCCTACCCGCTGTTTGCCAGGCTGGACGATCCCGTGATCGATATCGCCATCACCCCCAACCGGGGCGATGCGCTGGCCGTGCGTGGTGTCGCGCGTGATCTGGCGGCAGCAGGACTGGGCAGGCTGAAGCCGTGGCTGGTCGAGACCGTGGAGGGGCAGGGCGAGAGCAGCATCAACTGGCGCATCACCTACCCCGAGGCCTGCCCGTGGGTGCTCGGACGCACCATCCGTGGCGTGAAAAATGGCCCCAGCCCGGCATGGCTGCGTCGCAGGCTGGAATCGATCGGCCTGCGCCCGATCTCGGCGCTGGTCGATATCACCAATTTCTTCACCCATGACCTTGGCCGCCCGCTGCATGTGTTCGATGCCGATAAAATCCGTGGCGGTGAACTGACTATCTGCCGGGGCGCGGGCGAGAGCTTTACAGCGCTTGATGGCAGCGAACACGTCATGACCCCCGATGACTGCGTGATTGCCGACAGCAGCGGCGTGCTGTCGCTTGCGGGTATCATGGGCGGGGCGGAAAGCGGCGTGAGTGATGATACGACCACCGTGTTCGTGGAATGCGCGCTGTTCGACCCCGTGGCCATTGCGCTGTCCGGGCGGCGGCACAACCTGCATTCCGATGCCCGCCAGCGCTTTGAGCGGGGCGTGGATCAGGCCCTGCCGCCCGTGGCCCTTGAGGCCGCGACGCGCATGATCATCGAACTGTGTGGCGGCGTGGCTGATAACGTGGTCTCCGCCGGGGCCGAGCCCGCATGGCAGCGGCAGGCGCATCTGGAATTCGCCCGGCTTGAAACCCTTGGTGGCCTGTTGGAAGAACCCGATCACGCCGTGCACCTGCTTGAGGGGCTGGGCTTTGAGGTGCGCGCGTGCGACGCCCGCCACGTGGTGGTGGATGTGCCCTCCTGGCGCAACGACATTGCAATGCCCATGCTGCTCGACCAGAAGCCCGACCTGCCCGAAGCGCGCGCCAGAGCTGCGGCGGAAGGGGCTGTGGCGATCAACCCCGAAGTGGACCTGATCGAGGAAGTACTGCGCCTGCGCGGGCTTGATAGTGTGCCCGCCGTGTCGCTGCCGGTGCACAGCGCCGTGCCGCTGCCAGCCCTGACCCCCCGGCAGGCCCGCACCGCCAGCCTGCGCCGCACGCTTGCCGCGCGTGGACTGCTCGAGACGGTCGGCTTCTCCTTCGTGGCGCAGGAACAGGCGGCACAGTTTGGCGAAACCCCCGGCGATCTGCATCTGCTCAACCCCATTGCGGCTGATCTGGACCAGATGCGCCCGACCCCGCTGGTCAACCTGCTGGCCGCGATAAAGGCCAATGCGGCGCGGGGCTATCCTGATATCGGGCTGTTCGAGGTTGGTCCCGGCTTTGATGCCGATGGCCAGAAACAGGTTGCAGCCGGTATCCGCAGTGGTCATTCCGCCCGCCAGCCCGGTCAGCCGGCACGGCCTGTTGACCTGTGGCAGGTCAAGGCCGATGCGCTGGCCGGGCTCTCGGTGATGGGTGCTGCGATGGAAGGGCTGAGTCTGAGCGCCGATGCGCCTGCCTACTACCATCCGGGCCGCTCGGGCGTGATCCGGCAGGGGCCGAAGTTGGTGCTGGGCCATTTCGGGCAGTTGCATCCCGCCCTGCTGGCCGCGCGTGGCATTGATGTGCCGGTGTGTGCGTTCACGCTCTACCCCGATGCGGTGCCCGAGCCCAAGCGCAGGCGCAGGGGACCGCCCGCACTCTCGGCCTTCCAGCCGCTCAAGCGTGATTTTGCGTTTGTGGTGAGTGCGGACGTGCCGGCAGAAAAACTGCTCAAGGCCGTAAAGGGCGCGGAACGCAACCTGATCGTGGCCGTCAGCCTGTTTGATGTGTATGAGGGCGACAAGGTCCCGGCGGGTCACAAATCGCTGGGCATCGAGATAACCCTGCAGCCGATGGACGGAACCCTGACCGATGCGGAGATCGAGGCTGTGTGTGAACGGGTGGTGGCCGCCGCGCATAAAAGCTGCAATGCCGTCCTGCGGGGTTAA
- the lpxB gene encoding lipid-A-disaccharide synthase, with the protein MTKPSSSPAPAGHLSSGPTIWIMAGEASGDVLGSRLMSALHQLRPDLHFAGIGGERMQAQGLQSLFPLRDLAVMGLLEVLPRLRHLSRRLDQAVADITARRPALVITIDSPGFTLRLLRRIAPLSIPRLHYVAPQVWAWREHRVRKFPGLWERMLCLLPFEPGFFARHGIEARFVGHPVVQSGADEGSAAAFRARYNIAPDAPILVLMPGSRRSEAPRLLPVFGRMLALVQRNRPDIVAVVPVSPVIADIVRAGVARWPVRPLIVTDVHDKHDAFAAASAALTKSGTSTLELTMANVPMAVTYRVNPLTAAIARRLIRVPYVAMVNLLAGHRLVPELLQERCTPELLAATVERLLADPASRELQRTGFAHIRAALHGPGENPAHAAAREVIDLLEAGQAVAPARPDPA; encoded by the coding sequence ATGACCAAGCCTTCATCCTCCCCTGCGCCTGCGGGCCATCTCTCCTCCGGCCCGACCATATGGATCATGGCGGGAGAAGCCAGTGGCGACGTGCTCGGCAGCCGCCTCATGAGCGCGCTGCACCAGTTGCGGCCTGACCTGCATTTTGCGGGCATCGGGGGGGAGCGCATGCAGGCGCAGGGGCTGCAGTCGCTTTTTCCGCTGCGTGACCTTGCGGTGATGGGTCTGCTTGAGGTGCTGCCGCGCCTCCGCCACCTCTCGCGCAGGCTCGATCAGGCTGTGGCGGATATTACGGCGCGCAGGCCAGCGCTGGTCATTACCATCGACAGCCCCGGCTTTACCCTCCGCCTGCTGCGCCGGATCGCGCCGCTTTCCATTCCCCGCCTGCATTATGTGGCTCCGCAGGTCTGGGCATGGCGCGAGCACAGGGTGCGCAAATTTCCCGGTCTGTGGGAGCGCATGCTGTGCCTGCTGCCCTTCGAGCCGGGATTCTTCGCCCGCCATGGCATCGAGGCGCGTTTTGTTGGTCATCCGGTCGTGCAGTCGGGGGCAGATGAGGGGTCGGCTGCGGCGTTCCGGGCGCGTTACAATATCGCGCCGGATGCGCCCATTCTCGTGCTCATGCCTGGCAGCCGCCGCTCGGAGGCGCCGCGCCTGCTGCCGGTATTTGGCCGCATGCTGGCCCTTGTTCAGCGCAACAGGCCCGATATCGTGGCCGTGGTGCCGGTCTCGCCCGTTATTGCCGATATCGTGCGCGCGGGTGTGGCCCGGTGGCCGGTGCGGCCCCTGATCGTGACCGATGTGCACGACAAGCATGATGCCTTTGCCGCCGCCTCCGCCGCCCTGACCAAATCAGGCACCTCCACGCTGGAACTGACCATGGCCAACGTGCCCATGGCCGTGACCTATCGCGTCAATCCGCTGACGGCAGCCATTGCGCGGCGGTTGATCCGCGTGCCGTACGTAGCCATGGTCAACCTGTTGGCAGGTCACAGGCTGGTGCCCGAACTGCTGCAGGAGCGCTGCACGCCCGAACTGCTGGCCGCCACCGTCGAGCGCCTGCTGGCAGATCCGGCCAGCCGTGAGTTGCAGCGCACGGGGTTTGCCCATATCCGCGCGGCCCTGCATGGCCCGGGCGAAAACCCGGCCCATGCGGCGGCCCGTGAGGTTATTGACCTGCTGGAGGCGGGGCAGGCGGTTGCGCCGGCGCGGCCTGATCCGGCGTAG
- the hisI gene encoding phosphoribosyl-AMP cyclohydrolase, translated as MSYTPPEPTTRAAMIERVKFNADGLIAAIAQQHDSGEVLMLAWMNAEALDETLRTGRVCYFSRSRNGLWRKGETSGQVQTLVDARLDCDRDAVLLLVDQKGVACHTGRRSCFYNALRPEGIVEITQPEVAAETLYGKG; from the coding sequence ATGTCCTACACGCCACCTGAACCGACCACGCGCGCCGCCATGATCGAGCGCGTCAAATTCAATGCCGATGGCCTGATTGCCGCCATTGCCCAACAGCATGACAGTGGCGAGGTGCTGATGCTGGCCTGGATGAATGCCGAGGCACTCGACGAGACCCTGCGCACGGGCCGCGTGTGCTACTTCTCACGCAGCCGTAACGGCCTGTGGCGCAAGGGCGAGACATCAGGCCAGGTGCAGACGCTGGTGGATGCGCGCCTCGATTGCGACCGCGATGCCGTGCTGCTGCTTGTCGACCAGAAGGGCGTTGCCTGCCACACCGGGCGGCGCAGCTGCTTCTATAACGCGCTGCGCCCCGAAGGGATCGTGGAGATCACGCAGCCCGAGGTCGCGGCTGAAACACTTTATGGCAAGGGCTGA
- the der gene encoding ribosome biogenesis GTPase Der: MSSSFPSAPVDALPVVVIAGRPNVGKSTIFNRLVGRRQALVADTPGVTRDRKEGQATVRGRAIRIIDTAGLEEAAPDTLYGRMRASSESAVAEADLVLFCIDARSGITPADEHFANWLRRQGRPVLLVANKAEGRQGAAAAMEAFSLGLGTPLAMSAEHGEGVADLMSEIVDRLPPTDLPPVKKVTRRSRREDAQAEGEEEDVRPPGPLRLAIVGRPNAGKSTLLNRLLGEERMITGPEPGLTRDSIAVMLHDDEGPIQLVDTAGLRRKARIDETLEKMSVSASIEALKMAEVVILVLDATLGVHEQDLQIARLIEREGRCCVLALNKWDAVEDRAATRQAIKDRIETSLAQMRGIPVVSFSAMTGAGINRLLPTVRRAYEVWNRRVPTGALNRWFEMMVERHPPPLVDGRRLKLRYITQAKARPPTFILFGTRTDQLPEDYQRYLVNGMRETFDLPGTPIRLLLRASSNPYAKG, from the coding sequence GTGAGTTCATCTTTTCCATCCGCGCCAGTGGATGCGCTGCCGGTTGTCGTGATCGCGGGCAGGCCGAATGTCGGCAAGTCGACCATTTTCAACCGGCTGGTTGGCCGCAGGCAGGCGCTTGTGGCCGACACCCCCGGCGTTACCCGTGACCGCAAGGAAGGCCAGGCCACCGTGCGGGGCCGGGCCATCCGCATCATCGACACGGCAGGGCTGGAGGAGGCGGCACCCGATACGCTGTACGGTCGCATGCGGGCTTCATCCGAATCCGCCGTGGCCGAGGCCGATCTCGTGCTGTTCTGCATTGATGCGCGTAGCGGCATCACGCCCGCCGATGAGCATTTTGCCAACTGGCTGCGCCGCCAGGGCCGCCCGGTGCTGCTGGTTGCCAACAAGGCGGAGGGGCGGCAGGGTGCCGCCGCCGCCATGGAAGCGTTCTCGCTGGGGCTGGGCACGCCGCTGGCCATGTCGGCCGAACATGGCGAGGGCGTGGCCGATCTCATGAGCGAGATCGTGGACCGCCTGCCGCCCACCGACCTGCCACCGGTAAAAAAAGTCACCCGCCGCTCCCGGCGCGAGGATGCGCAGGCCGAGGGCGAGGAAGAGGATGTGCGCCCGCCCGGCCCGCTGCGCCTTGCCATCGTAGGGCGCCCCAATGCCGGCAAGTCCACGCTGCTCAACCGCCTGCTGGGCGAGGAGCGGATGATTACCGGACCCGAGCCGGGGCTGACGCGCGATTCAATTGCCGTCATGCTGCATGATGACGAAGGCCCGATCCAGCTTGTTGATACGGCGGGCCTGCGCCGCAAGGCCCGGATTGACGAAACGCTGGAGAAGATGTCCGTCTCCGCCTCCATCGAGGCGCTGAAGATGGCGGAGGTCGTGATCCTCGTGCTTGATGCCACGTTGGGTGTGCATGAGCAGGACCTGCAGATCGCCCGCCTGATCGAGCGTGAGGGCCGGTGCTGCGTGCTGGCGCTGAACAAGTGGGATGCGGTGGAGGACAGGGCAGCGACCCGCCAGGCCATCAAGGACCGGATCGAGACCTCGCTTGCGCAGATGCGCGGCATTCCCGTCGTGTCGTTCTCGGCCATGACCGGGGCAGGCATCAACCGCCTGCTGCCCACCGTGCGCCGCGCCTATGAGGTGTGGAACCGCCGCGTGCCCACCGGCGCTCTCAACCGGTGGTTCGAGATGATGGTCGAGCGCCATCCGCCGCCGCTCGTTGATGGCCGCAGGCTCAAGCTGCGTTACATCACGCAGGCCAAGGCGCGGCCGCCCACCTTCATTCTGTTCGGCACCCGCACCGACCAGTTGCCTGAGGACTATCAGCGCTATCTGGTCAACGGCATGCGCGAGACCTTTGACCTGCCCGGCACGCCCATAAGGCTGCTGCTGCGGGCATCGAGCAATCCATACGCCAAGGGTTAG